The Diprion similis isolate iyDipSimi1 chromosome 11, iyDipSimi1.1, whole genome shotgun sequence genome includes a region encoding these proteins:
- the LOC124412782 gene encoding uncharacterized protein F54H12.2-like: MAFLHAHSGECMKSELELFSLPPTQTSIEAGQAVHYKPVSSLTDDSPIEFVVPGNGDEYIDLAHTMLSVRVKLQPSAPVTPAGEGNAPAPHATPVNNLLHSMFNQVDIFFNQKLVSPANNSYAYRAYIETLLNYAPHAKKSHLSSALWYDSEERVSDVYDADAADRGFIERKRIISNARTVDLIGHLHCDVFNQDKFLLNGVELRLLLVRSRDSFCIMEAENRHKLHILETSLLVRRVKISPGILLAHARTLAKGTAKYPVTRVEVKSFTIHAGVQAATLDNVILGQLPKRVIIGFVSNKAFNGDRQRNPFNFQNYSLNFLSLYVDGVQVPSKPLQMNFGKDDLYVDAYHTLFSGTGIHFLNDGNGINRQQFAKGNCLMAFDLPPDLSANCPSHWSLIKHGTLRVEVRFDEALKETVNCLVYAEFDNLVEVDAARQVITDFSG; the protein is encoded by the coding sequence ATGGCTTTCCTGCACGCGCATTCGGGTGAGTGTATGAAGTCGGAactggaattattttctctaccACCAACGCAGACGTCTATTGAGGCTGGTCAAGCGGTACACTACAAGCCCGTATCATCTCTAACCGATGATTCCCCGATTGAATTTGTTGTACCTGGAAACGGCGATGAGTACATCGACTTGGCACACACTATGCTTAGCGTACgagtgaagttacagccatcgGCTCCGGTCACCCCAGCAGGAGAAGGCAACGCACCCGCTCCGCACGCCACTCCGGTAAACAATCTGCTCCACTCAATGTTCAATCAAGTCGATATATTCTTTAATCAAAAACTAGTCTCCCCAGCCAACAACTCTTATGCCTATCGAGCGTACATAGAGACCCTACTGAATTACGCACCTCACGCCAAGAAATCTCATCTTTCATCGGCACTATGGTACGACAGCGAAGAAAGAGTATCAGATGTATACGACGCCGACGCTGCGGATCGCGGATTCATCGAACGCAAACGGATCATAAGCAATGCCCGTACCGTTGATCTCATTGGTCATCTACACTGCGACGTATTCAATcaagacaaatttttactcaacggTGTGGAACTGCGTCTTCTCCTCGTGAGATCGAGAGATAGCTTTTGCATCATGGAAGCCGAAAATCGCCACAAGCTACACATCCTGGAAACTTCGCTGCTCGTTCGTCGGGTGAAGATCAGCCCCGGAATCTTGTTGGCGCATGCACGAACATTAGCCAAAGGTACAGCAAAATACCCCGTGACCAGAGTCGAGGTGAAATCCTTCACTATACATGCAGGAGTACAAGCAGCAACGCTGGACAATGTGATACTCGGTCAGCTACCGAAACGAGTGATAATCGGATTTGTCAGCAATAAAGCCTTTAACGGAGACAGACAACGCAatccattcaattttcaaaactactcTCTGAATTTTCTCTCGCTGTACGTCGACGGAGTGCAAGTTCCATCGAAACCGCTACAGATGAACTTTGGCAAAGATGATCTCTACGTGGACGCCTATCACACCCTCTTCTCCGGTACGGGGATTCATTTTCTGAACGACGGAAATGGTATCAATCGACAACAGTTCGCCAAAGGAAATTGTCTAATGGCATTTGATCTACCTCCCGATCTCTCCGCCAACTGCCCGTCTCACTGGTCGCTCATCAAACACGGAACTCTCAGGGTCGAAGTGCGCTTTGACGAAGCCCTCAAAGAAACTGTGAATTGCCTGGTGtacgctgaattcgataatctGGTTGAAGTGGATGCTGCACGTCAGGTCATTACAGATTTTTCGGGGTAA
- the LOC124412783 gene encoding uncharacterized protein LOC124412783: MDGSRLATRRSTLEREECKLLTKASGCVITRVEGLIKCRVLPPRNLYHPVLPVRMHDKLMFALCRSCCQSLRQGECKHDDEAAREFEGTWVSVELKKAVEMGYKIKSIREIWQYTVTSFNPTTCQGGHFADYIDTFLKIKQEASGWPAECEDESAQMRYLDKYERVEGIRLDRDRIAKNPGMRSVSKLCLNSFWGKFGQRENLVKTEVVKTRQQLLELLTNPEVEVPGLLPVNDDVLYVRWSHAQHSVKPSALANVMIAAYTTAQARLKLYSYLEKLDRRVLYYDTDSVIYTRNHHRPNAYEPPTGNFLGDLTDELEPYGRGSFIRAFVSGGPKFYAFIVKRPNGEEVEICKVKGITLKHTASSKINFEAIKGTVVEAAAPINLEYRAVRRTELHAVVTRTECKTCKPVFAKRRCCVDSFDTLPYGYRAG; this comes from the coding sequence ATGGATGGTTCCCGGTTGGCCACCCGACGGTCTACGTTGGAGAGGGAGGAGTGTAAGCTCCTGACAAAGGCGAGCGGTTGCGTCATCACGCGAGTCGAGGGGTTGATCAAATGTCGAGTTTTACCGCCGCGCAATCTTTATCACCCTGTTTTGCCGGTGCGCATGCATGACAAACTCATGTTTGCTTTGTGCCGCTCATGTTGTCAGAGTTTGCGTCAGGGCGAGTGTAAACATGATGACGAGGCCGCGCGAGAATTCGAGGGCACGTGGGTGtccgttgaattgaaaaaagccgTGGAGATGGGCTATAAGATCAAGAGCATTCGCGAAATCTGGCAGTATACGGTAACATCTTTTAATCCGACTACTTGTCAAGGTGGGCATTTCGCCGACTACATCGACACCTTCCTCAAAATTAAGCAAGAAGCAAGCGGCTGGCCTGCTGAATGCGAGGACGAGTCGGCTCAAATGCGGTACCTCGACAAGTACGAACGTGTCGAGGGTATACGGCTAGATCGCGACCGTATTGCAAAGAATCCCGGTATGCGATCGGTCTCTAAATTATGTCTAAACTCATTTTGGGGTAAGTTTGGGCAACGTGAGAACCTAGTAAAAACGGAGGTTGTCAAGACGCGACAGCAGCTGCTCGAGCTTTTGACCAACCCTGAAGTCGAGGTGCCCGGTTTGCTGCCTGTAAACGACGATGTACTGTACGTGCGTTGGTCGCACGCGCAACACAGCGTTAAACCGTCAGCACTGGCGAACGTCATGATTGCCGCGTACACCACTGCTCAGGCTCGGCTGAAGCTCTACTCGTACCTCGAGAAGCTCGATCGGCGCGTTCTCTACTACGATACCGATTCAGTGATTTATACCCGGAACCACCACCGACCAAACGCGTATGAACCTCCTACGGGTAACTTCCTTGGCGATCTAACGGACGAGTTGGAGCCTTACGGCCGTGGGAGCTTTATACGGGCTTTTGTCTCTGGGGGACCAAAGTTCTACGCTTTCATCGTCAAACGTCCGAATGGTGAAGAGGTTGAAATTTGCAAGGTAAAAGGTATAACGCTGAAACACACGGCGAGCTCAAAAATTAACTTCGAGGCCATCAAAGGGACGGTGGTAGAAGCCGCTGCACCCATCAATTTGGAGTATCGTGCTGTTCGCCGTACGGAACTGCACGCAGTGGTGACTCGCACCGAGTGCAAAACGTGCAAGCCAGTATTCGCGAAAAGGCGTTGCTGCGTCGACAGTTTCGACACGCTGCCCTACGGTTACCGCGCTGGGTGA